The proteins below are encoded in one region of Mycobacterium botniense:
- a CDS encoding DUF3349 domain-containing protein: MATTSFLRSVLRWLQAGYPDGVPGPDRVPLLALLRSTPLTEEQIKEVVRNITAGGSAALADGQIDRDEIAAFISDMTHYDAGPENINRVAATLAAAGWPLAGVDPSRTECGDGAGVTPG, translated from the coding sequence GTGGCCACCACGTCGTTTCTGCGTTCGGTATTGCGGTGGCTGCAAGCCGGCTATCCCGACGGTGTCCCGGGACCGGATCGGGTGCCCTTGCTGGCGTTGTTACGCAGCACACCGCTGACCGAGGAGCAGATCAAAGAGGTGGTGCGCAACATCACCGCCGGGGGGTCTGCGGCGCTGGCAGACGGTCAGATAGACCGTGACGAAATCGCCGCCTTCATCTCGGACATGACCCATTACGACGCCGGCCCGGAGAACATCAATCGGGTGGCGGCCACACTCGCTGCTGCGGGCTGGCCGTTGGCGGGCGTCGACCCGAGCCGCACCGAATGCGGTGACGGCGCGGGTGTCACGCCCGGCTGA
- the nrdF gene encoding class 1b ribonucleoside-diphosphate reductase subunit beta, with the protein MTENAKLIDRVSAINWNRLQDEKDAEVWDRLTGNFWLPEKVPVSNDIPSWGTLTASEQQLTMRVFTGLTLLDTIQGTVGAVSLIPDALTPHEEAVYTNIAFMESVHARSYSNIFSTLCSSAEIDDAFRWSEENPNLQRKAAIVMQYYRGDEPLKRKVASTLLESFLFYSGFYLPMYWSSRAKLTNTADMIRLIIRDEAVHGYYIGYKYQRGLALVDEAKRQELKDYTYELLFELYDNEVEYTQDLYDEVGLTEDVKKFLRYNANKALMNLGYEALFPRDETDVNPAILSALSPNADENHDFFSGSGSSYVIGKAVVTEDEDWDF; encoded by the coding sequence GTGACTGAAAACGCAAAACTGATCGACCGGGTTTCGGCGATCAACTGGAACCGGCTGCAGGACGAGAAAGACGCCGAAGTCTGGGACCGGCTGACCGGGAACTTCTGGCTGCCGGAGAAGGTTCCGGTGTCTAATGACATCCCGTCGTGGGGCACACTGACCGCCAGCGAACAGCAGTTGACCATGCGGGTGTTCACCGGGCTGACGCTGCTGGACACCATCCAGGGCACGGTCGGGGCCGTCAGTTTGATCCCCGACGCGCTGACCCCGCATGAGGAAGCGGTGTACACCAACATCGCATTCATGGAGTCGGTGCATGCGCGCAGTTACAGCAACATTTTCTCCACGCTGTGCTCGAGCGCCGAGATCGATGACGCCTTCCGCTGGTCGGAGGAGAACCCCAACTTGCAGCGTAAAGCGGCGATCGTCATGCAGTACTACCGCGGCGACGAACCGCTCAAGCGCAAAGTGGCCTCCACCCTGCTGGAGAGCTTCCTGTTTTACTCCGGGTTCTACCTGCCGATGTACTGGTCGAGCCGCGCCAAACTGACCAACACCGCCGATATGATTCGGCTAATCATCCGCGATGAGGCTGTGCACGGCTACTACATCGGTTACAAATACCAGCGCGGTCTGGCACTGGTCGATGAGGCGAAACGGCAAGAGCTCAAGGACTACACCTACGAGCTGCTCTTCGAGCTCTACGACAACGAGGTGGAGTACACCCAGGATCTTTACGACGAAGTCGGGCTGACCGAAGACGTCAAGAAGTTCTTGCGCTACAACGCCAATAAGGCGTTGATGAATCTGGGCTACGAGGCCCTGTTTCCCCGGGACGAGACCGACGTCAACCCGGCGATCCTGTCGGCGCTCTCGCCTAACGCCGACGAAAACCACGATTTCTTCTCCGGATCGGGTTCGTCGTATGTGATCGGCAAAGCCGTCGTCACCGAAGACGAGGACTGGGACTTCTAA
- a CDS encoding flavin-containing monooxygenase translates to MTVAELAADRATRRAPVHTRALIIGTGFSGLGMAIALQRQGVDFLILEKADEVGGTWRDNSYPGCACDIPSHLYSFSFEPKPDWKHLFSYQDEIWDYLKGVTDKYGLRRYIVFNSLVDRGHWDDEEYRWHVFTVDGREYVAQFLISGAGALHIPSIPDIEGRDEFRGAAFHSAQWDHSVDLTGKRVAVIGTGASAIQIVPEIIDRVGQLQLYQRTPAWVVPRTNEELPERLRRALTNIPGLALALRTAIYWGQEALAYGMTKRPATLKIIEALAKWNIRRSVKDPELRRKLTPRYRIGCKRILNSSTYYRAVADPKTELITDRITRITPDGIVTADGTERRVDVIVFATGFHVTDSFTYVQIKGMHGEDLVDRWNREGLAAHRGITVADVPNLFFLLGPNTGLGHNSVVFMIESQIRYVAEAIAVCDRLGAQALAPTREAQDRFNAELQHKLARSVWNTGGCRSWYLDEHGNNRVLWGGYTWQYWAGTRSLKLGEYQFFGVGTGAAADRAALAVAE, encoded by the coding sequence ATGACCGTAGCCGAGCTGGCCGCTGACCGAGCGACCCGACGGGCACCTGTGCACACCCGCGCGCTCATCATCGGCACCGGGTTCTCCGGGCTGGGTATGGCGATTGCGCTGCAGCGCCAGGGAGTGGACTTCCTCATCCTGGAGAAGGCTGATGAGGTCGGTGGCACGTGGCGTGACAACAGCTACCCGGGTTGCGCATGCGACATCCCGTCGCACCTCTATTCGTTCTCGTTCGAACCCAAGCCGGACTGGAAACACCTGTTTTCGTATCAGGACGAGATCTGGGACTACCTCAAGGGGGTCACCGACAAATACGGGCTGCGCCGATACATCGTGTTCAACTCCCTCGTCGACCGCGGGCATTGGGACGATGAGGAGTACCGCTGGCACGTGTTCACCGTCGACGGCCGGGAATACGTTGCCCAGTTCCTCATCTCGGGGGCCGGCGCGCTGCATATCCCGTCCATACCTGACATCGAAGGCCGTGACGAGTTCCGCGGCGCCGCTTTTCATTCCGCGCAATGGGATCACAGCGTCGATCTGACCGGTAAACGAGTCGCGGTGATCGGCACCGGTGCCAGTGCCATTCAGATCGTGCCCGAGATCATCGACCGGGTCGGCCAACTGCAGCTTTACCAGCGCACACCGGCGTGGGTGGTGCCGCGGACTAACGAGGAACTGCCGGAAAGGCTGCGCCGCGCCCTGACGAACATCCCCGGTCTGGCGCTGGCGTTGCGGACGGCCATCTACTGGGGCCAGGAGGCGTTGGCTTACGGCATGACCAAACGGCCCGCGACGCTCAAAATCATCGAAGCCCTGGCCAAATGGAATATCCGCCGATCGGTGAAAGACCCCGAGCTGCGCCGCAAGCTCACTCCCCGCTACCGGATCGGGTGCAAGCGCATCCTGAACTCGTCGACCTACTATCGGGCTGTCGCGGATCCCAAGACCGAGCTGATCACCGACCGCATCACCCGGATCACACCCGACGGCATCGTGACGGCCGACGGTACCGAGCGTCGCGTGGATGTGATCGTGTTCGCCACCGGCTTCCACGTCACCGACTCCTTCACCTATGTACAGATCAAGGGGATGCACGGTGAAGACCTGGTTGACCGCTGGAATCGGGAGGGACTGGCCGCTCATCGCGGGATCACCGTCGCTGACGTACCCAACCTCTTCTTCCTGCTCGGGCCCAACACCGGACTCGGACACAACTCGGTGGTCTTCATGATCGAATCCCAGATCCGTTATGTCGCCGAGGCCATCGCGGTGTGCGACCGGCTCGGCGCGCAGGCGCTGGCGCCGACCCGTGAAGCCCAAGACCGATTCAATGCCGAGCTCCAACACAAACTGGCCCGCTCGGTATGGAACACCGGCGGCTGCCGCAGCTGGTATCTGGACGAGCACGGCAACAACCGGGTGCTCTGGGGTGGCTACACCTGGCAATACTGGGCGGGCACCCGTTCGCTGAAACTCGGCGAGTACCAGTTCTTCGGGGTGGGCACCGGTGCGGCAGCCGACCGTGCCGCACTTGCCGTCGCTGAGTAA
- a CDS encoding TetR/AcrR family transcriptional regulator, whose amino-acid sequence MLDVRKVARPRPARARPGADPGRKVDARSERWREHRKKVRGEIVQAAFRAIDRLGPALSVREIAEEAGTAKPKIYRHFNDKSDLFQAIGERLRDMLWAAIFPSVDFATNSVREIIRRSVEEYVSLVDQHPNVLRFFIQGRFPEQSEATVRTLNEGREITLAMAEMFNNELREMELDRAAIELAAFAAFGSAASATDWWLGPKPDSPRRMPRDQFIAHLTTIMMGVIDGTADVLGIQYDPDLPLHSAVPRKTAAG is encoded by the coding sequence GTGCTTGACGTGCGCAAAGTTGCCAGACCCAGGCCGGCCAGAGCCAGGCCCGGCGCGGACCCCGGGCGAAAGGTCGATGCGCGCAGCGAACGCTGGCGCGAGCACCGTAAGAAAGTACGCGGCGAGATCGTCCAGGCCGCCTTCCGGGCTATCGACCGGCTGGGCCCCGCGCTGAGTGTCCGAGAGATCGCCGAAGAGGCTGGCACCGCCAAACCCAAGATCTACCGCCACTTCAACGACAAATCCGATCTGTTCCAGGCGATCGGTGAGCGCCTCCGTGACATGCTGTGGGCGGCGATCTTCCCCTCAGTTGACTTCGCCACCAATTCGGTTCGCGAGATCATTCGGCGCAGTGTCGAAGAGTATGTCAGCCTGGTCGACCAGCATCCCAATGTGCTGCGGTTCTTCATCCAGGGCCGTTTTCCGGAGCAGTCCGAGGCGACGGTGCGGACCTTGAACGAGGGGCGCGAGATCACACTGGCGATGGCGGAAATGTTCAACAACGAGCTGCGGGAGATGGAGCTGGATCGCGCCGCGATCGAACTTGCCGCGTTCGCCGCTTTCGGTTCGGCGGCGTCGGCCACGGACTGGTGGCTCGGGCCTAAACCTGACAGCCCGCGTCGGATGCCCCGCGACCAGTTCATCGCGCATCTGACGACCATCATGATGGGCGTCATCGACGGCACCGCCGACGTGCTGGGTATTCAGTACGATCCTGACCTTCCCCTGCACAGCGCTGTGCCGCGCAAGACTGCGGCGGGCTAG
- the nrdE gene encoding class 1b ribonucleoside-diphosphate reductase subunit alpha, translated as MPPTATAAEPVTSTGRASAHEETDYHALNAMLNLYGPDGKIQFDKDIQAAHQFFRQHVNQNTVFFHDLDEKLDYLVQQNYYEPEVLEKYSRAFVKSLFDRAYAKKFRFPTFLGAFKYYTSYTLKTFDGKRYLERFEDRVCMVALTLADGDTELAEKLVDEIIDGRFQPATPTFLNSGKKQRGEPVSCFLLRIEDNMESIGRAINSALQLSKRGGGVALLLSNIREHGAPIKNIENQSSGVIPIMKLLEDSFSYANQLGARQGAGAVYLHAHHPDIYRFLDTKRENADEKIRIKTLSLGVVIPDITFELAKRNDDMYLFSPYDVERVYGVPFADISVTEKYYEMLDNPRIRKSKIKAREFFQTLAELQFESGYPYIMFEDTVNRANPIAGKITHSNLCSEILQVSTPSQFNADLSYAKVGKDISCNLGSLNIAKTMDSPDFAQTIEVAVRALTAVSDQTHIWSVPSIEKGNSEAHAIGLGQMNLHGYLARERIFYGSEEAIDFTNIYFYTVCYYALRASNKIAIERGTHFTGFERSKYATGEFFDKYTDQVWEPKTPKVRKLFADAGIHVPTQDDWRELKASVQKHGIYNQNLQAVPPTGSISYINHSTSSIHPIVSKIEIRKEGKIGRVYYPAPYMTNDNLEYFQDAYEIGYEKIIDTYAAATQHVDQGLSLTLFFKDTATTRDVNKAQIYAWRKGIKTLYYIRLRQMALEGTEVEGCVSCAL; from the coding sequence GTGCCACCGACTGCCACAGCTGCAGAGCCGGTAACGTCCACCGGACGTGCTTCGGCGCATGAGGAGACCGACTACCACGCGCTGAATGCCATGCTGAATTTGTACGGCCCGGACGGCAAAATTCAGTTCGACAAGGACATCCAGGCGGCACACCAATTTTTCCGCCAGCATGTCAACCAGAACACGGTGTTCTTCCACGACCTGGATGAGAAGCTCGATTACCTTGTCCAGCAGAACTACTACGAGCCTGAGGTGCTCGAGAAGTACTCGCGCGCCTTCGTCAAGTCCCTGTTCGACCGCGCCTACGCCAAGAAGTTCCGGTTCCCGACGTTTTTGGGCGCTTTCAAGTACTACACGTCCTACACCCTGAAAACGTTCGACGGGAAACGCTATCTGGAGCGGTTCGAGGACCGGGTGTGCATGGTCGCGCTCACTTTGGCCGACGGTGACACCGAGCTGGCCGAGAAACTCGTCGACGAGATCATCGACGGGCGCTTCCAGCCGGCGACCCCGACGTTTCTCAACTCCGGCAAGAAACAGCGCGGTGAACCGGTGAGCTGCTTTCTGTTGCGCATCGAGGACAACATGGAGTCAATCGGCCGGGCCATCAACTCCGCGCTGCAGCTCTCCAAGCGTGGCGGGGGAGTTGCCCTGCTGCTGAGCAACATTCGTGAACACGGTGCGCCGATCAAAAACATCGAAAACCAGAGTTCGGGCGTCATCCCCATCATGAAACTGCTCGAGGACTCGTTCTCTTACGCCAACCAGCTCGGGGCTCGTCAAGGCGCCGGTGCGGTGTACCTGCACGCGCATCACCCCGACATCTACCGGTTCCTGGATACCAAACGGGAGAACGCCGACGAGAAGATCCGGATCAAGACGTTGAGCCTGGGCGTGGTCATCCCCGACATCACCTTCGAACTGGCTAAGCGCAACGATGACATGTATTTGTTCTCGCCGTACGACGTCGAACGGGTCTACGGGGTGCCGTTCGCTGATATCTCAGTGACCGAAAAGTACTACGAGATGCTGGACAATCCGCGCATCCGCAAGAGCAAGATCAAGGCCCGCGAGTTCTTCCAGACGCTCGCCGAGCTGCAGTTCGAGTCCGGCTACCCCTACATCATGTTCGAGGACACGGTAAATCGCGCCAACCCGATCGCAGGTAAGATCACCCACTCCAACCTGTGCTCGGAGATCCTGCAGGTGTCAACCCCGTCGCAGTTCAACGCCGATCTGTCGTATGCGAAAGTGGGCAAAGATATTTCGTGCAACCTGGGATCGCTGAACATTGCCAAGACGATGGATTCACCCGATTTCGCACAGACCATCGAGGTGGCGGTCCGCGCGTTGACGGCTGTATCGGACCAAACCCACATCTGGTCGGTACCCTCGATCGAGAAGGGTAACAGCGAGGCCCATGCGATCGGGTTGGGGCAGATGAACCTGCATGGTTATCTGGCCCGGGAGCGCATCTTCTACGGCTCCGAAGAGGCGATCGACTTCACCAATATCTATTTCTACACGGTGTGCTACTACGCGCTGCGCGCGTCGAACAAAATCGCCATCGAACGCGGCACGCATTTCACGGGTTTCGAGCGGTCCAAGTACGCGACAGGGGAGTTTTTCGACAAATACACCGATCAGGTGTGGGAACCCAAAACACCCAAGGTGCGAAAGCTGTTCGCCGATGCCGGCATCCACGTCCCGACCCAGGACGATTGGCGTGAGCTGAAGGCGTCGGTGCAAAAGCATGGTATCTACAACCAGAATCTGCAGGCGGTGCCGCCGACCGGGTCGATCTCCTACATTAACCACTCCACCAGCTCGATCCACCCGATCGTGTCGAAGATCGAGATCCGTAAAGAAGGCAAAATCGGCCGGGTCTACTATCCGGCACCGTATATGACCAACGACAACCTGGAGTACTTCCAGGACGCCTACGAGATCGGCTACGAGAAGATCATCGACACCTATGCCGCGGCCACCCAGCACGTCGACCAGGGGCTTTCACTGACGTTGTTCTTCAAGGACACCGCGACCACGCGCGACGTGAACAAGGCGCAGATCTACGCCTGGCGCAAGGGGATCAAAACGCTGTACTACATCCGGCTGCGGCAGATGGCGCTGGAAGGCACCGAGGTCGAAGGCTGCGTGTCCTGCGCGCTGTAA
- the nrdI gene encoding class Ib ribonucleoside-diphosphate reductase assembly flavoprotein NrdI translates to MQSRSLVYFSSVSENTHRFVQKLGIPATRIPLHGRIEVDQPYVLVLPTYGGGRASPDLNAGGYVPKQVIAFLNNERNRALLRGVIAAGNTNFGAEYCYAGEVISRKCGVPYLYRFELMGTDEDVQAVRAGLADFWKDETCHRLPQLQSR, encoded by the coding sequence GTGCAGTCGCGCAGCCTGGTGTATTTCTCCAGCGTGTCGGAGAACACCCACCGCTTCGTGCAGAAGCTGGGCATCCCCGCCACGCGGATACCGCTGCACGGCCGCATCGAGGTCGACCAGCCCTATGTGCTGGTATTGCCGACCTACGGCGGTGGGCGCGCCAGCCCGGACCTCAATGCCGGGGGTTACGTGCCCAAGCAGGTGATCGCCTTTTTGAACAACGAACGTAACCGAGCGCTGTTGCGGGGCGTGATCGCGGCAGGCAACACCAACTTCGGTGCGGAGTACTGCTACGCCGGCGAGGTGATCTCCCGCAAATGCGGCGTTCCATATCTTTACCGCTTCGAACTGATGGGAACCGACGAGGACGTGCAAGCCGTCCGCGCCGGTCTGGCTGACTTCTGGAAGGATGAAACGTGCCACCGACTGCCACAGCTGCAGAGCCGGTAA
- a CDS encoding redoxin NrdH, which yields MSVTVYTKPACVQCNATYKALDKQGIAYETVDITLDPEARDYVMALGYLQAPVVVAGNEHWSGFRPDRIKALAGAALSA from the coding sequence ATGAGCGTCACCGTCTACACCAAGCCCGCCTGCGTGCAATGCAACGCGACGTACAAGGCACTGGACAAACAGGGCATCGCCTACGAGACGGTCGATATCACGCTCGATCCCGAGGCGCGTGACTATGTCATGGCACTGGGCTATCTCCAGGCCCCTGTCGTGGTCGCGGGAAATGAGCACTGGTCAGGCTTTCGGCCCGACCGCATCAAGGCGCTCGCGGGCGCCGCGCTGAGCGCATAG
- a CDS encoding SDR family oxidoreductase: MHSTRGRNPAGYFAGKRCLLTGAASGIGRATALRLAAAGAELYLTDRNADGLAQTVADADALGARVAEYRALDIADYREVAVFGADIHTRHPAMDIVMNIAGVSAWGTVDQLTHEQWTTMVAINLMGPIHVIETFLPPMMAAGRGGHLVNVSSAAGLIALPWHAAYSASKFGLRGLSEVLRFDLARHRIGVSVVVPGAVNTPLVNTVEIAGVDREDPRVRRWVDRFSGHAVSPERAADKILAGVRKNRFLIYTSADIRALYTFKRVAWWPYSLVMRQVNVFFTHALRPGTAPPR, encoded by the coding sequence ATGCACTCGACGCGTGGCCGAAATCCCGCCGGGTACTTTGCCGGGAAGCGTTGTTTGCTCACCGGCGCCGCCAGCGGCATCGGCCGCGCCACCGCCTTGCGACTCGCCGCCGCCGGCGCCGAACTGTACCTCACCGACCGCAACGCCGACGGTCTGGCGCAGACCGTGGCCGACGCAGATGCGCTGGGCGCCCGGGTGGCCGAGTATCGGGCGCTCGATATCGCCGACTATCGCGAGGTCGCGGTGTTCGGTGCGGATATTCACACCCGGCATCCGGCCATGGACATCGTGATGAACATCGCCGGTGTTTCGGCCTGGGGCACCGTCGACCAGCTCACCCACGAGCAATGGACCACGATGGTCGCGATCAACCTGATGGGCCCGATCCACGTCATCGAGACGTTTCTTCCGCCGATGATGGCCGCAGGCCGGGGCGGGCATCTGGTCAACGTGTCCTCAGCGGCCGGGTTGATCGCCCTGCCCTGGCATGCCGCCTACAGCGCCAGCAAGTTCGGGTTGCGCGGGCTTTCCGAGGTGCTGCGCTTCGACTTGGCCCGGCATCGCATCGGGGTGTCGGTCGTGGTGCCGGGCGCGGTGAACACGCCGCTGGTCAACACCGTCGAGATCGCCGGCGTCGACCGCGAGGACCCTCGGGTGCGTCGCTGGGTGGACCGCTTCAGCGGCCACGCCGTCTCGCCGGAGAGAGCAGCCGACAAGATTCTGGCCGGGGTGAGGAAAAACCGTTTCCTGATCTACACGTCGGCGGATATCCGCGCGCTGTACACCTTCAAACGGGTGGCGTGGTGGCCTTACAGCCTGGTGATGCGCCAGGTGAACGTGTTCTTCACGCACGCGCTGCGGCCCGGTACGGCGCCGCCCCGCTAG
- a CDS encoding TetR/AcrR family transcriptional regulator → MEQDARGPAAEHRAASVPTRRGDRQRQAILQAVRELLEEKPFSQLSVSTISDRAGVARSGFYFYFDSKYAVLAQILAEATHELEELTQYFAPRGPDESPAAFAKRMVGSAAAVYARNDPVMSACHAARHTDAEIREILDHQVDRVIDRIIGLVEEEIAAGTAHPISDDIPALVRTLAATTALMLSGDSSFVGPDGDVQRGIRVLEQLWLTALWGGTGGNPAN, encoded by the coding sequence ATCGAGCAGGACGCGCGCGGGCCCGCCGCGGAGCATCGCGCGGCGTCAGTCCCGACCCGGCGCGGTGACCGGCAACGGCAGGCGATCCTGCAGGCGGTGCGCGAGCTACTGGAGGAAAAACCGTTCTCGCAACTCTCGGTCAGCACGATCAGCGACCGCGCCGGTGTCGCGCGCTCGGGTTTTTACTTCTACTTCGACTCCAAATACGCGGTACTCGCGCAGATTCTGGCCGAAGCGACCCACGAACTCGAGGAACTGACACAATATTTCGCGCCTCGCGGCCCCGACGAGTCACCCGCGGCCTTCGCCAAAAGGATGGTGGGAAGCGCGGCTGCCGTCTACGCGCGCAACGACCCGGTGATGTCGGCGTGCCATGCCGCGCGCCATACCGACGCCGAGATCCGCGAGATTCTCGACCACCAGGTCGACCGGGTGATCGACCGGATTATCGGCCTCGTCGAGGAGGAGATCGCCGCCGGCACCGCACATCCGATCAGCGACGATATCCCGGCCCTGGTGCGCACGCTGGCGGCCACCACCGCGTTGATGTTGTCCGGGGACAGCTCATTTGTAGGCCCCGACGGCGATGTGCAGCGGGGGATACGGGTGCTTGAACAGTTGTGGCTCACCGCGCTGTGGGGGGGCACGGGCGGCAATCCCGCAAACTAG
- a CDS encoding cytochrome P450 has translation MATISTPRYLLDQAKRRFTPTLNNIPGMGAIEKRLLAHEWKTKVLAEPPAGSGLKPVVGDSGLPILGHIIELFREGPDYPLFLYRTRGPVIFVDSPIMPSITALGPDATQAVFTNKNKDFSQKGWHPVIGPFFNRGLMLLDFDEHLYHRRIMQEAFTRTRLAGYVEHIDRVASHVVANDWVTNDARFLFYPAMKELTLDIASLVFMGHEVGADKALVATVNKAFTTTTRSGGAIIRYPVPPFKWWRGLRARRVLEEYFTERVKERRHAQGADMLTVLCHTEDEDGNSFSDEDIVNHMIFLMMAAHDTSTSTTTTMAYHLAAHPEWQERARDESDRLGDGPLDIEALEKLETLDLVMNESLRMVTPLPFNMRQTVRDTDLLGYYVPAGTNVTIWPGMNHRLPELWTEPDKFDPERFAEPRAEHKKHRYAFAPFGGGAHKCIGMVFGQLEIKTVMHRLLRRYRLELPRPGYRPRWDYGGMPVPIDGMPIVLRPL, from the coding sequence ATGGCTACGATCAGCACCCCGCGCTATCTACTCGACCAGGCCAAGCGCCGGTTCACGCCGACGCTCAACAACATTCCGGGGATGGGAGCGATCGAGAAACGGCTGCTCGCCCATGAGTGGAAGACGAAGGTGCTGGCCGAACCACCGGCGGGCAGCGGCCTGAAACCTGTGGTGGGCGATTCGGGGCTGCCCATCCTCGGTCACATCATCGAGCTGTTCCGCGAGGGCCCCGACTATCCGCTGTTTCTGTACCGGACCCGCGGTCCGGTGATTTTCGTCGACTCGCCGATCATGCCGTCCATTACCGCCTTGGGACCCGACGCCACACAGGCCGTGTTCACCAACAAGAACAAGGACTTCTCGCAGAAGGGCTGGCACCCGGTGATCGGCCCGTTCTTCAACCGCGGCCTGATGCTGCTGGACTTCGACGAGCACCTTTACCACCGGCGCATCATGCAGGAGGCCTTCACCCGCACCCGGCTGGCCGGATACGTCGAACACATCGACCGGGTCGCCTCCCACGTGGTGGCCAACGACTGGGTCACCAACGACGCACGGTTCCTGTTCTACCCGGCGATGAAGGAGCTCACCCTCGACATCGCGTCACTGGTGTTCATGGGGCATGAGGTGGGTGCCGACAAGGCGTTGGTGGCCACGGTCAACAAGGCATTCACGACGACAACCCGCTCAGGCGGGGCGATCATCCGCTACCCCGTGCCGCCGTTTAAGTGGTGGCGGGGGCTGCGGGCGCGCCGGGTACTCGAAGAGTATTTCACCGAACGCGTCAAGGAACGCCGCCACGCCCAGGGCGCCGACATGCTGACGGTGCTCTGCCACACCGAGGACGAGGACGGGAACAGCTTCTCCGACGAGGACATCGTCAACCACATGATCTTTTTGATGATGGCCGCCCACGACACCTCGACGTCGACGACCACCACCATGGCCTACCACCTGGCCGCCCACCCGGAATGGCAGGAGCGTGCCCGCGACGAATCGGACCGGCTCGGCGACGGCCCGCTGGACATCGAGGCGCTGGAGAAGCTGGAAACGCTCGACCTGGTGATGAACGAGTCGCTGCGGATGGTGACCCCGCTGCCGTTCAATATGCGCCAGACCGTGCGCGACACCGACCTGCTGGGCTACTACGTGCCGGCGGGCACCAATGTGACGATCTGGCCGGGCATGAACCACCGGCTGCCCGAGCTGTGGACCGAGCCGGACAAGTTCGACCCGGAACGCTTCGCCGAGCCGCGAGCCGAACACAAGAAACACCGCTACGCGTTCGCCCCGTTCGGCGGCGGCGCGCACAAGTGCATCGGGATGGTGTTCGGCCAGCTGGAAATCAAGACCGTGATGCACCGGCTGCTGCGCCGGTACCGGCTGGAGCTGCCCCGGCCCGGCTACCGGCCGCGCTGGGACTATGGCGGCATGCCCGTTCCGATCGACGGCATGCCCATCGTGTTGCGCCCACTGTAA
- a CDS encoding homocitrate synthase, with amino-acid sequence MTVSSLKPAPNPTASRRWCANAWFTDRFGAPLPRGLREQAGAMPWETFVATYGRTGGPVRLRYWSCADAERPASRLGPQPRSFRAVIAIGEHSNTATVAASGPVAALTAMLHQRGIAVEMLKFHQMRSADCTATFICGTDGSRVEWAMGWSTETTQSALGAVIACANRLLTAT; translated from the coding sequence ATGACAGTTTCCTCGCTGAAACCAGCCCCCAACCCCACTGCATCGCGGCGGTGGTGCGCCAACGCATGGTTCACCGACCGGTTCGGCGCGCCGTTACCGCGCGGTCTGCGTGAGCAGGCCGGCGCGATGCCGTGGGAGACGTTCGTGGCGACATACGGCCGGACCGGCGGCCCCGTGCGGCTGCGGTATTGGTCCTGCGCCGACGCCGAGCGACCCGCTAGTCGTCTGGGTCCGCAACCGCGCAGTTTCCGCGCGGTGATCGCGATCGGCGAGCACTCCAACACGGCGACAGTCGCCGCGAGTGGCCCGGTGGCGGCCCTCACCGCGATGCTGCACCAGCGCGGTATTGCGGTGGAGATGCTCAAGTTCCACCAGATGCGGTCGGCCGACTGTACTGCGACTTTCATCTGCGGCACCGACGGGTCGCGGGTGGAGTGGGCAATGGGCTGGTCGACGGAGACGACTCAGTCGGCGCTGGGTGCGGTGATCGCCTGCGCCAACCGGCTGTTGACGGCGACGTAG